In Deltaproteobacteria bacterium CG11_big_fil_rev_8_21_14_0_20_49_13, the following are encoded in one genomic region:
- a CDS encoding protein phosphatase yields the protein MEISGFGASDIGCRRERNEDSYLINSSHNLYVVADGMGGHLGGEYASKLATATIEEVISELSVDPDTTLQSDMEVKPGDYKGYLKYSISVASMRIYEKSANDPSLHGMGTTIVALMFVEGKVYYANVGDSRCYLVRAGKIKQLTEDHSLVGEQLRAGVIKPAEVKNHKLKNIITRSVGFQEDVDVDVNVKPVKVGDKFVLCSDGLSNMVPNEDMVAVVSELSPKDACNQLIELANKNGGDDNITVVVAEVLSTEAVSHGDEDTIGL from the coding sequence ATGGAGATATCAGGATTTGGTGCTTCCGACATCGGATGCCGCCGTGAAAGAAACGAAGACTCGTACCTTATCAATTCAAGTCACAACTTATACGTCGTAGCCGACGGAATGGGCGGACATTTGGGTGGTGAATATGCGAGCAAGCTTGCCACCGCCACAATAGAAGAGGTCATTTCCGAACTTTCGGTAGACCCGGACACGACGCTTCAGTCGGACATGGAGGTAAAGCCGGGAGATTATAAAGGGTACCTTAAATATTCGATATCCGTTGCCAGCATGAGAATATACGAAAAGTCGGCGAACGACCCTTCCCTTCACGGGATGGGGACAACGATAGTTGCTCTCATGTTCGTCGAAGGCAAAGTGTATTACGCAAATGTCGGCGACTCCAGATGTTATCTTGTCCGCGCCGGAAAGATAAAACAGCTTACAGAAGATCATTCGCTGGTTGGCGAGCAACTTAGGGCCGGGGTCATCAAGCCCGCTGAGGTCAAGAACCACAAACTGAAGAACATAATCACCCGCTCGGTCGGGTTTCAGGAAGATGTCGATGTAGATGTGAACGTAAAACCTGTGAAGGTCGGCGATAAGTTCGTTCTTTGCTCTGACGGCTTAAGCAACATGGTGCCGAATGAAGATATGGTAGCGGTCGTGAGCGAGCTTTCTCCTAAAGATGCATGCAACCAGTTAATAGAGCTTGCTAACAAGAACGGTGGCGATGACAACATAACGGTCGTTGTTGCCGAGGTTCTTTCCACTGAAGCGGTCTCTCATGGGGATGAGGATACCATCGGTCTTTAA
- a CDS encoding aspartate aminotransferase family protein, which translates to MNIQDLFHKHIHEQHDIYANNINPQFVKVLRTIGFDKNYVKAEGQYLYDKEGNKYLDFLAGYGVFNMGRNHPKVKKALHEALDMDTANMVQMDAPLLAGVLAKKLLEKVNSSYGDKRLDRVFFTNSGTEANEGAIKFAKCATGRPRIVYLEHAFHGLSTGSLALNGNEEFRSGFGDLLPGCVGIPSDDLKALEYELAKKDIAAFIFEVVQGKGVYAPSKEYFAQAEALCRKYGTLMIADEVQSGMGRTGRWFAFEHFGLNPDIVTIAKALSGGFVPVGAILYREKIYDKVFSRMDRCVVHSNTFGRNTLAMAAGITTLSVIEEEGLVENAAIRGKEIVEGVAAMKEKYEMLSDVRGYGLMIAIEFDRPKSMKLKIGWDLIHKVNKGLFGQMVVVPLLSKHKILTQVTGHNCDIVKLLPPLCITSEDVRYFLASLEDIIADCHKFPGGAWEVGKELAKRAISA; encoded by the coding sequence ATGAACATACAAGATCTATTTCATAAGCATATTCATGAGCAGCACGACATCTATGCGAACAATATAAACCCTCAATTTGTAAAGGTTTTAAGGACCATAGGCTTTGATAAGAACTACGTTAAGGCCGAGGGCCAGTACCTTTACGACAAAGAAGGGAACAAATATCTGGATTTTCTGGCCGGCTACGGCGTCTTTAACATGGGGCGCAACCATCCCAAAGTAAAAAAGGCCCTGCATGAGGCGCTCGACATGGACACGGCAAATATGGTCCAGATGGACGCCCCCCTGCTTGCGGGGGTCCTTGCAAAGAAGTTGCTTGAAAAGGTCAATTCATCCTACGGCGACAAAAGGTTGGACCGCGTCTTCTTTACGAATTCGGGAACAGAGGCCAATGAAGGGGCGATCAAATTCGCCAAATGTGCGACTGGACGCCCCAGGATAGTCTATCTCGAGCATGCATTTCACGGCCTATCTACCGGCTCGCTTGCACTTAACGGAAACGAGGAATTTAGGAGCGGTTTCGGCGACCTGCTGCCAGGATGCGTAGGTATCCCGTCTGATGACCTGAAGGCGCTGGAATATGAGCTGGCCAAAAAGGACATTGCCGCATTCATTTTTGAGGTAGTTCAGGGGAAAGGGGTATATGCGCCGTCAAAGGAATATTTTGCGCAGGCCGAGGCGCTTTGCCGGAAATACGGAACGTTAATGATAGCCGATGAGGTTCAAAGTGGTATGGGCCGCACGGGAAGATGGTTCGCATTCGAACATTTCGGGCTTAACCCCGATATAGTGACCATCGCAAAAGCCCTCTCCGGCGGGTTCGTTCCGGTAGGCGCCATACTTTACCGCGAAAAAATCTATGACAAGGTCTTTTCAAGGATGGACAGGTGCGTCGTCCACTCGAACACTTTCGGAAGGAACACCCTTGCGATGGCGGCGGGCATCACCACCCTCTCCGTCATAGAAGAGGAGGGGCTAGTTGAGAACGCGGCAATTCGCGGAAAAGAGATAGTCGAAGGTGTCGCGGCCATGAAGGAAAAGTACGAGATGCTCTCGGACGTCAGGGGCTACGGTCTCATGATAGCCATAGAGTTTGATCGGCCTAAGTCGATGAAATTAAAGATCGGGTGGGATCTTATTCACAAGGTGAACAAGGGCCTGTTCGGCCAGATGGTCGTGGTGCCGCTATTATCAAAACACAAGATACTCACGCAGGTAACGGGCCACAACTGCGATATAGTGAAGCTCCTCCCCCCACTCTGCATCACAAGCGAGGACGTGCGATATTTCCTCGCATCCCTTGAAGATATAATCGCCGACTGCCACAAGTTCCCCGGAGGCGCTTGGGAAGTTGGCAAAGAACTTGCCAAACGCGCAATTTCAGCTTAA
- a CDS encoding phosphatidylserine decarboxylase family protein (catalyzes the decarboxylaton of phospatidyl-L-sering to phosphatidylethanolamine), with protein sequence MNYYIAREGWPFIGIALAIFVIILTISSLLALPFLALLLFVVWFFRNPERDIPEDKSMLVSPADGTVLDVLPLEGGGTRINIFMSVFNVHVNRIPVSGVIKKIDYNKGKFLVASMDKASLDNEQNAITIEEEGGRTVKFVQIAGLVARRIVCYLKEGDAVVKGESFGMIRFGSRVDVYISGVFSPKVVKGEKVHAGSTILGILGSGLTS encoded by the coding sequence ATGAATTATTACATAGCTCGCGAGGGCTGGCCCTTCATAGGGATAGCTCTCGCGATTTTTGTCATTATATTAACGATAAGTTCCTTGTTGGCGTTGCCATTTTTGGCGCTCCTTCTTTTTGTCGTCTGGTTCTTCAGGAACCCGGAACGCGATATTCCGGAAGATAAGAGCATGCTAGTTTCCCCGGCGGACGGCACGGTGCTTGACGTTCTTCCCCTTGAAGGCGGCGGGACAAGGATAAATATATTCATGTCGGTATTTAACGTTCATGTGAACAGGATACCGGTTTCGGGAGTTATAAAAAAGATAGACTATAACAAGGGAAAGTTCCTGGTGGCATCTATGGACAAGGCCTCTCTTGATAATGAGCAGAACGCGATTACCATTGAAGAAGAAGGTGGCAGGACCGTCAAGTTCGTTCAGATAGCAGGACTGGTGGCTAGGCGCATCGTCTGTTATTTAAAAGAGGGAGACGCTGTTGTCAAAGGCGAGAGCTTCGGTATGATCCGATTTGGTTCAAGGGTCGATGTTTATATTTCCGGAGTTTTTTCTCCCAAAGTGGTAAAGGGGGAAAAGGTCCACGCTGGTAGCACAATACTAGGAATTTTGGGGTCAGGCTTGACTTCTTGA
- the hemN gene encoding oxygen-independent coproporphyrinogen III oxidase, which translates to MSFRTIIDGRNVEISESLLNKYNTNAPRYTSYPTAPVWTDKFGPKDLTHTLTHLHAHALSLYFHIPFCSKRCLFCGCSTIATDKHEIAARYIEALKKEMSLTTEKMSSKENVVQLHFGGGTPTFLSCLEIEQLWKEIVSNFKITKDAEIGIEVDPRVTTSEHLRLLSSLGFNRISLGVQDLSDDVQKAIGRIEPFDHVKKMIDECRTLDFESINIDLVYGLPLQTFNSFKRTIAKIIELSPDRMALFNFAYLPKMLPHQKRLPPETLPSSDEKFRIFCMAIEEFGKNGYDFIGMDHFAKRNDEMSVAAREKTLWRNFQGYTTKSGTDLLGFGLTSISDVNGCYAQNEKKLIKYYNRIEDGKLATVRGWKLSERDKSRRTMIRELFCNGETPTKECRSLITDHRSPITELEKDELIKINDSTVQVTPLGRLFVRNIAMAFDEYLTPGPIGFSRTV; encoded by the coding sequence ATGTCCTTTAGAACCATCATAGACGGCCGGAACGTTGAAATATCGGAGTCGCTTCTTAATAAGTACAACACTAACGCCCCGCGGTACACCAGCTATCCAACAGCCCCGGTCTGGACCGACAAGTTCGGCCCCAAAGATCTAACTCACACACTTACGCACTTACACGCTCACGCACTTTCTTTATACTTTCACATCCCCTTCTGTTCCAAGCGTTGTCTCTTTTGTGGATGCTCAACTATTGCGACCGATAAGCACGAAATAGCAGCAAGATACATCGAGGCGCTAAAAAAGGAGATGTCCCTTACAACAGAGAAAATGTCGTCCAAGGAAAATGTCGTTCAACTTCACTTTGGCGGCGGGACGCCCACCTTTCTTTCGTGTCTTGAGATCGAACAGCTGTGGAAGGAAATCGTTTCTAACTTTAAGATCACAAAGGACGCCGAGATAGGGATCGAGGTCGACCCCAGGGTAACGACATCCGAACACTTAAGGCTATTGAGCTCGCTTGGATTTAACAGGATAAGTCTGGGCGTGCAGGACCTTTCGGACGACGTACAAAAGGCCATCGGCAGGATCGAGCCATTTGATCATGTCAAAAAGATGATAGATGAGTGCCGGACTTTGGACTTTGAAAGCATAAATATAGACCTTGTATATGGACTGCCCTTACAAACATTTAATTCGTTCAAGCGAACCATCGCAAAGATAATTGAGCTTTCGCCAGACCGTATGGCGCTTTTTAACTTTGCCTATCTTCCGAAAATGCTTCCTCACCAAAAGAGGCTTCCACCTGAAACGCTACCCTCTTCGGATGAGAAGTTCAGGATATTCTGCATGGCCATCGAGGAGTTCGGAAAGAACGGTTACGACTTCATCGGTATGGACCATTTTGCCAAAAGGAACGACGAAATGAGCGTTGCGGCCCGCGAAAAGACCCTCTGGCGCAACTTTCAGGGATATACTACGAAATCCGGAACCGATCTTTTGGGTTTTGGCCTCACATCGATAAGCGATGTTAACGGATGTTATGCGCAGAACGAAAAGAAGCTGATAAAATATTACAACAGGATCGAGGACGGCAAGCTTGCAACGGTCAGAGGATGGAAATTGAGTGAAAGAGACAAGTCAAGAAGAACGATGATACGCGAGCTCTTTTGCAACGGAGAGACACCTACAAAAGAATGCAGAAGCCTGATAACTGATCACCGATCACCAATCACAGAACTTGAGAAGGATGAATTGATCAAGATCAACGACTCAACTGTTCAGGTAACACCGCTCGGAAGGCTCTTTGTAAGAAATATCGCAATGGCGTTCGATGAATATCTGACCCCGGGTCCGATCGGATTTTCTAGGACCGTATAG
- a CDS encoding Fis family transcriptional regulator, protein MAKTTKKESRKDFENKTQIIKMDEGSASISLRKCQLSVIDGPDKGKKYSLVKPITKIGKKENNDLVLADTTVSRTHLALEYSSDNFLLRDMDSTNGSYVNGTRVKESYLVPGDRIKIGNTTLEFVAFEEKVKIEPSDKEIFGEMVGISIKMRQIFGLLEKISASLATVIIEGETGTGKDLVARAIHENSPRKNKPFVVFDCSSVAPNLIESELFGHEKGSFTGAIKTRRGAFEEANTGTIFLDEIGELTLDLQPKLLRALESREIRRVGNNIPTPIDVRVICATNRNLKKEVAEGRFREDLYYRLSVVRILLPPLRERAEDISPIIEKFLLGGKFNKKEDGSLHVTKVDDDALKALQRYRWPGNVRELQNLVERAAAVAGGETITKEQVDFVFSELERDDDKTERMEVVKDIPFKEAKQKVVEVFERDYLLDLLRRNGYNLSKAAREAGIDRKHIRNLLKKYGIPTKDDE, encoded by the coding sequence ATGGCAAAGACCACCAAAAAAGAATCAAGGAAGGACTTTGAAAACAAGACGCAGATAATAAAAATGGATGAAGGAAGCGCTTCCATCTCTCTTCGCAAATGTCAGCTTTCTGTCATTGACGGACCGGACAAGGGGAAGAAATATTCTCTGGTAAAGCCTATCACAAAGATAGGAAAGAAGGAGAATAACGACCTTGTCCTTGCCGACACGACGGTATCCAGAACCCATCTTGCCCTTGAATATTCCTCCGACAATTTCCTTCTTCGCGACATGGATTCCACTAACGGCTCCTATGTCAACGGCACCCGCGTCAAAGAGTCCTACCTTGTTCCCGGCGACAGGATAAAAATCGGGAACACGACCCTTGAATTCGTGGCCTTCGAAGAAAAGGTAAAGATAGAACCTTCCGACAAGGAGATCTTCGGAGAGATGGTCGGCATATCGATAAAGATGCGCCAGATATTCGGCCTCCTTGAGAAAATATCGGCCTCCCTCGCAACCGTCATAATAGAAGGCGAAACGGGGACCGGCAAAGACCTCGTCGCAAGGGCGATACACGAGAACAGTCCGCGGAAGAACAAACCCTTCGTCGTGTTCGATTGTTCTTCAGTAGCCCCGAACCTTATCGAATCCGAACTGTTCGGCCACGAAAAAGGCTCGTTCACCGGCGCCATCAAGACAAGGCGCGGAGCGTTTGAAGAGGCCAACACAGGGACGATATTCCTCGACGAAATAGGAGAGCTGACGCTCGACCTTCAGCCAAAACTACTGCGCGCACTTGAAAGCAGGGAGATAAGACGCGTAGGCAACAACATTCCGACCCCTATCGATGTGAGGGTCATCTGCGCCACCAACAGGAACCTCAAGAAAGAGGTCGCCGAAGGAAGGTTCAGGGAAGACCTCTACTACAGACTTTCCGTGGTTCGCATACTGCTACCGCCCTTAAGGGAAAGGGCGGAGGACATTTCTCCCATAATTGAAAAATTTCTCCTTGGAGGAAAGTTCAACAAGAAAGAGGATGGCTCTCTTCACGTCACCAAGGTCGACGATGACGCGCTGAAGGCATTGCAGCGATACCGGTGGCCCGGAAACGTGAGGGAGCTGCAAAATCTCGTTGAAAGGGCCGCCGCCGTGGCCGGAGGCGAGACCATAACCAAAGAACAGGTCGACTTTGTCTTTTCGGAACTTGAAAGGGACGATGACAAGACCGAAAGAATGGAGGTCGTCAAGGACATCCCCTTTAAAGAGGCAAAGCAAAAGGTGGTAGAGGTGTTCGAGCGCGACTATCTTTTGGACCTCCTGCGCAGGAACGGTTATAATCTCTCCAAGGCCGCGCGAGAGGCCGGAATAGACCGCAAGCATATCCGAAATCTGCTGAAAAAGTACGGGATACCCACTAAAGATGATGAATAG
- the pssA gene encoding CDP-diacylglycerol--serine O-phosphatidyltransferase, protein MTPKTVACMDETPVKREGIKKGIYLLPNLCTTASLFCGFFSVISSLKGEFVTAAWSILFAGVFDFLDGRIARLTRAYSEFGVEYDSLVDLASFGLAPGVLLYTWALQPFDKVGWLAAFLYFACGALRLARFNVQIDNVEKRYFQGLPIPVAAYVVANMVIFHDYLYGIPPLKSWFVLIITVILAILMVSTLRYYSFKQVDFRGRWSFFVLVFIVGIFFLIATEPKVTMLFLTLTYVATGIIEEIVTRRKSKMLWDRFQSWRAFRDLKVEGSVDDEDDFYKREDPDDDING, encoded by the coding sequence ATGACCCCAAAAACGGTGGCATGTATGGATGAGACGCCGGTAAAAAGAGAAGGCATCAAGAAGGGGATATATCTCCTTCCCAATCTTTGCACGACTGCGAGCCTTTTTTGCGGTTTTTTTTCCGTCATATCTTCGCTCAAAGGGGAGTTCGTTACTGCCGCATGGTCGATACTTTTTGCCGGAGTCTTTGATTTCTTGGATGGCCGTATTGCAAGGCTCACACGAGCCTATAGCGAGTTTGGAGTTGAGTACGACTCGCTCGTGGACCTTGCCTCTTTCGGCCTGGCGCCGGGCGTTCTTCTTTACACCTGGGCCCTACAGCCTTTCGATAAGGTGGGATGGCTTGCCGCGTTCCTCTATTTTGCCTGTGGAGCTCTTCGTCTCGCCCGTTTCAACGTCCAGATAGATAATGTAGAAAAGCGCTATTTTCAGGGGCTCCCCATTCCCGTGGCGGCCTATGTCGTTGCGAACATGGTCATATTTCACGATTATCTCTACGGCATTCCGCCCCTAAAGAGCTGGTTCGTCCTTATAATAACCGTCATCCTGGCGATACTGATGGTGTCTACCCTTAGGTACTATAGCTTCAAGCAGGTCGATTTTAGAGGCAGATGGTCGTTCTTTGTGCTGGTGTTCATTGTGGGAATATTCTTTCTAATTGCCACAGAACCCAAGGTCACGATGCTCTTTCTGACACTTACATATGTTGCGACCGGCATCATTGAAGAGATAGTGACCCGCAGGAAAAGCAAGATGCTCTGGGACCGTTTTCAATCCTGGCGAGCGTTCAGGGACCTGAAGGTCGAAGGAAGCGTTGATGACGAAGATGATTTTTACAAGCGCGAAGATCCCGATGATGATATAAACGGGTGA
- a CDS encoding FmdB family transcriptional regulator has product MPIYEYNCAKCNKHFEVVQKITDETNANCPTCGSSCKRVMSQTSFSLKGGGWYKDGYSSSSGGKTTEIKKTDKK; this is encoded by the coding sequence ATGCCAATTTACGAATATAACTGTGCCAAATGTAACAAGCATTTTGAGGTCGTCCAAAAGATAACCGACGAGACTAACGCCAACTGTCCCACTTGCGGCTCTTCCTGCAAGAGGGTGATGAGCCAGACCAGCTTTTCGCTCAAAGGAGGGGGATGGTATAAGGACGGGTACTCTTCATCATCTGGCGGAAAAACGACCGAAATCAAAAAGACCGATAAAAAATAA
- a CDS encoding DNA polymerase beta subunit — MIDIQEGHLKTVLAILSKYVPGYEIWAFGSRVNQKPKKHADLDLVIKTDSPLPVKTLAFLRDAFSESNLPFKVDVVDWSRINKEFQKIIENKFEIL; from the coding sequence ATGATAGACATCCAAGAAGGTCATTTGAAAACCGTTCTTGCCATCTTATCAAAATATGTGCCCGGGTATGAGATTTGGGCCTTTGGTTCACGCGTCAATCAGAAGCCAAAGAAACATGCCGACCTCGACCTTGTGATCAAAACAGATTCTCCACTGCCGGTAAAAACCCTCGCCTTTTTGCGCGATGCCTTTTCAGAATCGAACCTACCGTTTAAAGTGGATGTCGTTGACTGGTCAAGAATAAACAAAGAATTTCAAAAGATCATAGAGAATAAATTTGAGATCTTATAG
- the hemE gene encoding uroporphyrinogen decarboxylase yields MNSKERFLAACARKGVDRPPVWLMRQAGRYLPEYRSIRANYDFLEMCKTPSIACEISLQPWLRYHMDAVIVFSDILFIPEALGLTLTFRRDEGPKLSPLLKNTADVDSLKKVDAEKAFDFVYSSLKLVREKLPKDVPLIGFSGAPWTLAYYMTGDRANEWIPKDKEALKKLLSKITDVVIDYVKLQQKAGADVIQIFDTWAGELSREDFTELALPCLKRIVSEGKVSAPFIIYCRKCHHILNELADTGADAISIDPDTPIEEAIKVIGDRVAIQGNLDPKLLTTTEGFVRQEVSRLLSKIKGRNGHIINLGHGILQTSNVECVESFVETVKHSL; encoded by the coding sequence ATGAACTCTAAAGAACGGTTCTTAGCAGCGTGCGCCCGCAAGGGGGTCGACAGGCCCCCCGTGTGGCTTATGAGGCAGGCGGGAAGATATCTCCCGGAATACAGATCGATAAGGGCCAATTATGACTTTTTGGAGATGTGCAAGACCCCTTCGATCGCCTGCGAAATATCCCTGCAACCATGGCTTCGCTATCATATGGATGCTGTCATTGTCTTTTCCGACATCCTCTTTATCCCCGAGGCCCTCGGGCTGACCCTTACGTTCAGGAGGGATGAAGGCCCAAAACTTTCTCCCCTTCTTAAAAACACCGCCGATGTCGATTCACTTAAAAAGGTCGATGCCGAAAAAGCGTTCGATTTCGTATATTCCTCCTTAAAACTTGTGAGAGAGAAATTACCGAAAGATGTTCCTCTGATCGGTTTTTCCGGCGCCCCTTGGACCCTTGCCTATTACATGACAGGAGATAGGGCCAATGAATGGATACCAAAGGACAAAGAGGCCCTTAAAAAACTCCTTTCCAAGATAACGGACGTGGTCATTGATTACGTAAAACTTCAGCAAAAGGCCGGCGCCGATGTGATTCAGATCTTCGACACGTGGGCGGGCGAACTTTCAAGGGAGGATTTTACGGAGCTGGCCCTTCCCTGCCTAAAAAGGATAGTTTCCGAAGGAAAGGTCTCGGCCCCGTTCATCATATATTGCAGAAAGTGCCATCATATACTTAATGAACTGGCGGATACGGGCGCAGATGCGATCTCGATAGACCCCGACACGCCGATCGAAGAGGCCATCAAGGTCATAGGCGACAGGGTGGCAATTCAGGGAAACCTTGACCCAAAACTTTTAACTACCACAGAAGGTTTCGTACGTCAGGAAGTTTCGCGTCTTCTTAGCAAGATAAAGGGGCGAAACGGCCACATAATAAATTTAGGCCACGGGATCCTGCAGACATCGAACGTCGAATGCGTGGAGTCTTTTGTGGAGACGGTCAAACACAGCCTTTAA
- a CDS encoding AAA family ATPase, protein MQELFSEPEKRGYEPLAERMRPQNIDDVVDQDHILGKDGPLRGAIRTGELPSIILWGPPGSGKTTIAKVIANSIDAHFFSLSAVLVGVKEVREIIDTAQKQRRLTGKKTILFVDEIHRFNKAQQDAFLPHVESGTVILVGATTENPSFEIISPLLSRSKVYVLNPLTEEGIVAILKRTLADKERGLGKKKIKIDDEPLRVIARTSDGDARRALNTLEIAASLTKGRTSNTNHGSRITIHEIQSALQKKSLMYDKLGEEHYNIISAFIKSMRGGNPDAALYWMARMLAAGEEPLFVARRMVIFASEDISNADPQAIQVAVSCMQSLDFVGMPEGWIPLAQSAAYLATAPKSKSSYLAYKAALKDVEEHGALPVPMHIRNAPTKLMDELGYGDGYKDPHRFDGNFVKQQYLPDKLGAKIYYRPTENGYERHISERLKSWR, encoded by the coding sequence ATGCAAGAATTATTCAGCGAGCCGGAAAAGAGGGGTTACGAGCCCCTTGCAGAGCGTATGCGTCCCCAAAATATCGACGATGTCGTGGACCAGGACCATATTCTAGGTAAGGACGGCCCCCTGCGCGGTGCCATAAGAACGGGCGAACTTCCTTCGATAATACTCTGGGGCCCTCCCGGTTCGGGAAAAACCACCATCGCCAAGGTGATAGCAAATTCTATTGATGCTCATTTCTTTTCGTTATCCGCAGTCCTTGTTGGGGTAAAGGAGGTGCGCGAGATAATCGACACCGCCCAAAAACAACGACGGCTCACCGGCAAAAAGACCATACTTTTTGTAGACGAGATACACAGGTTCAACAAGGCTCAACAGGACGCCTTTCTTCCGCACGTTGAGAGCGGCACCGTGATACTCGTCGGCGCGACCACAGAGAACCCCTCATTTGAAATAATCTCTCCCTTGCTCTCACGCTCCAAGGTCTATGTGCTAAATCCCCTCACCGAAGAGGGAATTGTTGCCATCCTAAAAAGGACGCTTGCGGACAAGGAACGGGGGCTCGGCAAAAAGAAGATCAAGATAGACGATGAACCGCTAAGGGTCATAGCAAGGACCTCTGACGGCGATGCCAGAAGGGCGCTCAATACGCTGGAGATAGCCGCATCGCTTACCAAAGGTCGAACATCCAATACGAATCACGGATCACGAATCACGATTCATGAGATACAATCTGCGCTTCAAAAGAAGTCACTCATGTACGATAAGCTCGGGGAAGAACATTACAACATAATAAGCGCCTTCATTAAGAGCATGCGCGGAGGAAACCCCGATGCCGCACTCTACTGGATGGCAAGGATGCTAGCCGCCGGCGAGGAGCCTCTTTTCGTCGCAAGACGAATGGTCATCTTTGCCTCCGAAGATATAAGTAACGCCGATCCCCAAGCCATTCAGGTCGCCGTATCCTGCATGCAGTCGCTCGATTTTGTCGGGATGCCCGAAGGCTGGATACCGCTTGCCCAATCGGCCGCCTACCTTGCAACCGCGCCAAAGAGCAAAAGTTCCTACCTCGCCTACAAGGCGGCCCTAAAAGATGTGGAGGAGCATGGCGCCCTGCCTGTTCCCATGCATATCAGGAACGCCCCCACGAAACTTATGGATGAGCTCGGCTACGGTGACGGATATAAAGATCCTCACAGATTTGACGGAAATTTCGTGAAACAGCAATATCTTCCCGACAAATTAGGTGCCAAGATATATTACAGGCCTACAGAAAATGGATACGAGAGGCATATTTCAGAAAGATTGAAGAGTTGGCGCTAA
- a CDS encoding nucleotidyltransferase, with product MIMKLDFSSPKKAVKSLGRAITRTQKAPSDEELRDAVIQRFEYTYELAWKMMKRQIEQEAPNPDDIDQLSFKDLLRTAAEKGIIADVEAWLIYREQRNITSHTYDEVEAKSVYETALKFLKDAEVLLSNLEKRRS from the coding sequence ATGATTATGAAACTTGATTTTAGTTCCCCGAAAAAGGCTGTTAAAAGTCTAGGCAGAGCCATTACCCGAACACAAAAAGCGCCATCAGATGAGGAATTGCGTGACGCGGTGATCCAGCGATTCGAATACACATATGAACTTGCATGGAAAATGATGAAACGGCAGATAGAACAGGAGGCGCCGAACCCTGACGATATCGATCAATTGTCATTCAAAGACCTTCTTCGAACAGCGGCCGAAAAGGGGATCATTGCAGACGTTGAGGCGTGGCTGATCTACAGGGAGCAGAGGAATATCACATCTCATACTTATGATGAGGTCGAGGCCAAAAGCGTTTATGAAACAGCCTTAAAATTCCTTAAAGATGCGGAGGTTTTGCTTTCGAATCTGGAGAAACGCAGGTCATGA
- a CDS encoding DUF465 domain-containing protein yields MEQRDMELIAKFSTQDHTLDELYREHVEYEKELEKLENKSYLSVNEQMERQRIKKQKLVGKDKIEMLLRKYREKDKPGH; encoded by the coding sequence ATGGAGCAGAGAGACATGGAGCTGATCGCAAAGTTCAGCACCCAGGACCACACGCTCGACGAGCTTTATAGAGAGCATGTGGAGTATGAAAAAGAACTGGAAAAGCTCGAGAACAAATCGTATCTTTCGGTGAACGAGCAGATGGAAAGACAGCGGATAAAGAAGCAGAAGCTCGTCGGTAAGGATAAAATAGAGATGCTGCTTAGAAAATACAGGGAGAAGGACAAGCCGGGGCACTAA